A single window of Methylobacterium nodulans ORS 2060 DNA harbors:
- a CDS encoding ATP-binding protein — MERLNAIMFSQSGIGRRLFVAFLIIASLSLTPGLFAWLILRDVAETQTLLSARALPAVVTAQSMVESSDQLVAMGPALRRVNDPVEFERQKTDFARLRDQIRRLLTREGEPVTGSSHTSRLKYEIESLLSDLERQEALVAERLPLAARFENVVGQTMDAARNLTELSETFVSNAHALSLALIADLYKPKDPKLEDEAKLEMLDQIVERNIYNLQQMSELRLAASQIGVVVNKFRYASKAIEVSDIRTEYLAYIETITRRVTGIADPTRRQQAKSYLEALRNAISDNAPDGGLAGARSRIVAIGAQSDNLARTAERSADATRTIAADLLKAAQASSAAAASRGESAVTWGFIILIMSTVAAVGASGFVVWLLVERRLVRPLEEVTLALERLSDGDVDVDVDIRGAPELQQLGRAVVVFRDESKRRRMLEVEQAETNLELLRHRRDLQQLVREQTAMLEAANELLRIEAVEHAAARTRAEAASRAKTEFLAVMSHEIRTPLTGMIGMMDLLSSAELKPEQARWLDGARRSSAALLRVLDSILSYGRAETSEIALDIEPVDVRTLVEGVGALMQPVAEAKGLCLELEVDPDLWPLHRADDGKIQQIIVNLVSNAIKFSERGVVRVEVVALDEDQDFQSVRFDVNDMGVGVPSDQLERIFEPFAQADNSITRRYGGTGLGLAISRRLAALMGGEVSAVSEPGRGSTFSLTLRLERAERYHYDAARRERGIEPVQSRQVLLIEDDEATRIVASTYLERLGHEVIAACDGASAVEALEQFRPDIIVTDVSLPDFDGPEVVARLRERLGDPHLPAVCMSAHVFPDDVERFVSLGMNAFVAKPLSPIALSGAMASALNSSSLAHHHEAFAADLAALGPAVMASLIEAARNTMPARLDALDRALAEGDGDNLRRLAHAIQSTAGSLNMSRLLESAQRVERSGAGPGDGELSRLVAECRLAWDAGLKAIESQVQAAQSAPRTQATAAPDR, encoded by the coding sequence ATGGAACGGTTGAACGCCATCATGTTTTCGCAGTCAGGCATCGGTCGGCGGCTGTTCGTTGCCTTCCTCATCATAGCTTCGCTGTCATTGACGCCCGGTTTGTTCGCCTGGTTGATACTCCGCGATGTCGCGGAAACCCAGACGCTGTTGAGTGCTCGCGCGCTTCCGGCCGTGGTCACAGCACAGTCGATGGTTGAATCAAGCGACCAGCTTGTTGCAATGGGGCCGGCCCTGCGACGTGTCAACGATCCCGTGGAGTTTGAGCGGCAGAAGACCGACTTTGCCCGCCTTCGCGACCAGATCAGAAGGCTCCTCACCAGAGAGGGCGAGCCGGTCACCGGCTCGAGCCATACGAGCCGGCTGAAGTACGAGATTGAAAGCCTGCTCTCAGATCTTGAGCGGCAGGAAGCACTCGTTGCTGAGCGCCTCCCGCTTGCTGCGCGCTTCGAGAATGTCGTCGGGCAGACAATGGACGCCGCTAGGAATCTAACGGAGCTTTCCGAGACCTTCGTATCGAATGCACATGCTCTCAGCCTGGCGCTCATCGCGGATCTCTACAAACCAAAGGACCCGAAGCTGGAAGACGAAGCAAAATTAGAGATGTTAGATCAAATTGTCGAGAGGAATATCTACAATCTTCAGCAAATGTCCGAGTTGCGCCTTGCGGCCTCACAGATAGGAGTCGTTGTCAATAAGTTTCGCTATGCGTCCAAGGCCATCGAAGTCTCCGACATCAGGACTGAGTACCTTGCATATATCGAAACGATCACCAGGCGGGTAACCGGGATCGCGGATCCCACCCGGCGCCAGCAGGCCAAAAGTTACCTGGAGGCGCTGCGCAACGCGATCAGCGACAATGCGCCGGACGGCGGCCTCGCCGGAGCGCGCTCGCGGATCGTCGCCATCGGTGCTCAATCCGATAACTTGGCGCGTACCGCTGAGCGGTCGGCCGATGCGACGAGGACGATCGCGGCGGATCTCCTGAAGGCGGCCCAAGCATCCTCCGCGGCTGCCGCATCTCGTGGCGAGAGCGCCGTCACTTGGGGTTTCATCATTCTGATCATGTCGACCGTAGCGGCGGTGGGAGCGTCAGGCTTCGTCGTGTGGTTGCTGGTCGAGCGGCGTTTGGTGAGACCGCTGGAGGAGGTGACCCTCGCGCTTGAGAGGCTGTCGGACGGCGACGTCGACGTTGATGTTGATATCAGGGGGGCGCCCGAGCTGCAGCAGCTAGGGCGGGCGGTCGTCGTATTTCGGGACGAGTCCAAACGTCGCCGGATGTTGGAAGTAGAGCAGGCCGAAACTAACCTGGAGCTCCTACGGCATAGACGAGACCTCCAGCAACTCGTGCGCGAGCAGACCGCAATGCTCGAGGCTGCGAACGAACTCCTGCGGATCGAAGCTGTGGAACATGCTGCCGCCCGGACTCGGGCCGAGGCCGCGAGCCGCGCCAAGACGGAGTTCCTCGCCGTGATGAGCCACGAGATCCGGACGCCGTTGACTGGGATGATCGGCATGATGGATCTGCTCAGCTCTGCCGAGCTCAAGCCGGAGCAAGCCCGGTGGCTCGACGGCGCGAGACGCAGCAGCGCCGCGCTGCTTCGCGTGCTTGATTCCATTCTTTCCTATGGAAGGGCAGAGACGAGCGAAATTGCTCTCGACATCGAGCCAGTCGACGTGAGGACGCTCGTGGAGGGCGTCGGCGCACTGATGCAGCCGGTCGCGGAAGCCAAAGGGCTTTGCCTCGAACTCGAAGTCGACCCCGATTTGTGGCCGCTTCACCGCGCTGACGATGGAAAGATACAGCAGATCATAGTCAATCTCGTCAGCAACGCTATCAAGTTCAGTGAACGCGGCGTAGTGCGAGTCGAAGTCGTAGCTTTGGATGAGGATCAGGATTTTCAGTCCGTGCGCTTCGACGTGAACGACATGGGCGTTGGAGTCCCATCTGACCAACTCGAACGTATCTTTGAGCCATTTGCTCAGGCCGATAATTCCATCACCCGCCGCTACGGCGGGACCGGCCTCGGCCTCGCGATATCACGCCGGCTCGCCGCTCTCATGGGCGGCGAGGTGTCGGCTGTATCCGAGCCTGGCAGAGGCTCGACCTTCTCTCTGACGCTACGACTCGAACGGGCAGAGCGTTACCACTATGATGCCGCGCGTCGGGAACGCGGAATTGAGCCGGTCCAAAGCCGTCAGGTTTTACTGATCGAGGATGACGAGGCGACGCGCATCGTCGCTTCGACCTATCTGGAACGGCTCGGACACGAGGTCATCGCCGCTTGCGACGGCGCGAGCGCCGTGGAAGCGCTTGAACAGTTTCGGCCTGATATCATCGTGACTGACGTCAGCCTTCCGGATTTCGACGGACCGGAGGTCGTCGCTCGCCTGCGGGAACGTCTCGGTGATCCACACCTCCCCGCCGTCTGCATGTCCGCGCATGTGTTCCCCGACGATGTCGAACGCTTCGTGTCTTTGGGAATGAATGCTTTCGTGGCCAAGCCACTTTCGCCGATCGCGCTGTCGGGCGCCATGGCATCGGCGCTCAATAGCTCAAGCCTAGCACATCATCACGAGGCATTCGCCGCGGACCTGGCGGCTCTCGGGCCGGCCGTGATGGCCTCCCTCATTGAAGCGGCGCGCAACACGATGCCGGCACGTCTCGATGCGCTTGATCGGGCATTGGCTGAAGGCGATGGCGACAATCTCCGACGCCTCGCTCATGCCATCCAAAGCACAGCAGGATCGCTCAACATGAGCCGCTTGCTAGAATCCGCCCAGCGCGTTGAAAGGAGCGGTGCGGGTCCAGGGGATGGGGAGTTGTCGAGACTCGTCGCAGAGTGTCGGCTTGCCTGGGACGCAGGGCTGAAGGCGATTGAGAGCCAGGTCCAGGCTGCGCAGTCAGCCCCGCGAACTCAGGCCACGGCGGCGCCGGACAGATAA
- the torT gene encoding TMAO reductase system periplasmic protein TorT — MMAFNRSIVDRRKPSPVGRRWKYRRSNLEQTLACAISRLLPPIALALVAVVGLRASVHGAEREVLAWPPPYDYSGTPATISFKPIAKAERQWRICASYPHLKDAYWISVNYGMVAQATAAGVRLTVVDAGGYPNVKRQREQIETCSHNADALIVGAVSYDGLSEVVRAIAARIPVIAAVNDMEDAGLAAKVGISWTEMGRIVGAYLASRHPTGGAAAKVAWFPGPSAAGWVKFIDAGFRAGLAGSAATISIVKWGDTGFDIQSRLVEETLESGPPVDYIVGSAVTADAAVSVLRERRPDTSIKIFADYFTHGTYRAIKRGRLIAAPTDSPVLQGRLAIDQAIRALEQKLEHRHVGPSILLVYKSNVDRLDLDDSLAPGWFEPRFEVP; from the coding sequence ATGATGGCGTTCAACCGTTCCATTGTGGATCGACGCAAGCCCTCGCCCGTGGGTCGACGTTGGAAATATCGCCGCTCGAACCTGGAGCAAACTTTGGCCTGTGCGATCAGCCGTCTTCTCCCGCCGATTGCCTTGGCGTTGGTGGCAGTGGTCGGGCTGCGCGCCAGCGTTCACGGTGCGGAACGCGAGGTGCTGGCGTGGCCACCACCCTACGATTATTCTGGCACGCCTGCGACGATCTCTTTCAAGCCAATCGCGAAGGCGGAACGGCAGTGGCGGATATGCGCATCCTATCCGCATCTCAAGGATGCGTATTGGATCAGCGTCAACTATGGCATGGTCGCCCAAGCGACCGCTGCCGGCGTTCGACTCACTGTCGTTGACGCTGGCGGCTATCCCAACGTGAAGAGACAGAGAGAGCAGATCGAAACTTGCAGCCACAATGCAGATGCGCTCATTGTCGGAGCGGTCTCCTACGATGGACTCAGCGAGGTTGTACGGGCGATAGCGGCGCGTATTCCCGTGATCGCCGCCGTCAACGATATGGAAGATGCTGGCCTTGCCGCAAAGGTCGGAATCTCCTGGACTGAGATGGGACGCATCGTGGGTGCCTACTTAGCAAGCCGTCATCCGACGGGAGGCGCCGCTGCGAAAGTCGCGTGGTTTCCCGGCCCATCCGCCGCAGGCTGGGTCAAATTCATCGATGCTGGGTTCCGGGCCGGACTCGCTGGAAGCGCCGCGACAATTTCGATTGTCAAATGGGGAGATACCGGCTTTGACATCCAATCACGTCTCGTCGAAGAGACACTCGAGAGCGGACCTCCAGTTGACTACATCGTCGGAAGCGCCGTGACAGCTGATGCCGCCGTAAGCGTGTTGAGAGAGCGAAGACCGGATACCTCGATAAAGATCTTCGCTGATTATTTTACCCACGGCACCTACCGTGCGATCAAACGGGGGCGCTTAATAGCAGCCCCGACGGACTCGCCGGTGCTTCAGGGACGACTGGCGATCGACCAAGCCATCCGCGCGTTGGAGCAGAAACTCGAGCACCGCCACGTCGGCCCATCAATTCTATTGGTCTATAAAAGCAACGTTGATCGGCTTGACTTGGACGACAGCCTTGCTCCCGGATGGTTCGAGCCCCGCTTCGAAGTTCCTTGA
- a CDS encoding cupin domain-containing protein, which yields MHKIQSLGILAGVAALVLGAGFTAQGHGVETSAEMTYVKAASSKKIKSMNEPGVKAFFEDIVSSKDPKSPITCAMFRLEKSEPLKYTYDYDDTKIILDGEITVSDGKSTFTAHKGDALLLPKGANITFTTASSGLAWACGQRPAS from the coding sequence ATGCACAAGATTCAATCATTGGGGATTCTTGCTGGGGTCGCAGCGCTCGTTTTGGGCGCCGGTTTCACCGCCCAGGGACACGGCGTCGAAACATCGGCGGAAATGACCTACGTTAAAGCCGCATCCAGTAAAAAAATTAAATCCATGAATGAACCTGGAGTGAAGGCTTTCTTTGAAGATATCGTTTCCTCAAAGGATCCGAAGTCGCCGATCACCTGTGCCATGTTCCGGCTTGAGAAATCAGAACCGCTAAAGTACACCTACGACTACGACGACACAAAGATTATTTTGGATGGCGAAATTACGGTGAGCGACGGCAAGTCCACCTTCACCGCGCACAAAGGAGACGCACTTCTGCTCCCGAAAGGTGCAAATATTACCTTTACGACCGCATCTTCCGGCTTGGCTTGGGCTTGTGGCCAACGCCCCGCATCCTGA
- a CDS encoding recombinase family protein has protein sequence MRFCDLPQSEGPTGRFMLNQMAAVAELEAGLISARTRAALAAKKRFYAELTPEQRDELVSQGKAVSLGGNRGVPLTDEVRATGRAARTANANARVAQVGTAIAEIRASGITSATGIAKALTKRGIPTARGSTSWTTTLVQRVLARLDAAP, from the coding sequence GTGCGCTTCTGCGACTTGCCGCAGAGTGAGGGTCCGACCGGCCGGTTCATGTTGAATCAAATGGCCGCTGTGGCCGAGCTGGAGGCTGGTCTGATATCGGCCCGCACTCGTGCCGCCCTAGCGGCGAAGAAGAGGTTCTATGCCGAGCTGACGCCCGAGCAGCGAGACGAACTCGTCTCGCAGGGCAAGGCCGTGAGCCTGGGAGGGAATAGAGGCGTGCCACTGACCGATGAAGTCCGCGCCACAGGCAGGGCTGCCAGGACTGCCAATGCCAACGCGCGGGTCGCTCAGGTAGGCACTGCCATCGCTGAGATCCGCGCGTCCGGCATCACGTCGGCGACGGGCATCGCCAAGGCGTTGACCAAGCGCGGCATCCCGACCGCGCGGGGCTCGACGTCCTGGACTACGACGTTGGTGCAGCGCGTGCTCGCCCGCCTGGACGCCGCGCCCTAG
- a CDS encoding TIGR03118 family protein: protein MGALDYSQAEPEHMHHRHEHMRHQHHRQEQENSYTQTNLVSSDPSLPAEFIDPNLINPWGVAHGPGGPLWVSDNGTGVTTVYDGAGNLIPIDGNTAITIATPPGQTDHATPTGQVFNDTGSGFDITENGSTAPAAFIFGTEDGTISGWNPNVDPAKSVLAVDNSTAGAVYKGLAIGHTESDTLLFAANFHDGTVDVFDSQFHPVNSFTDPSLPAGYAPFNTQVLDDHLFVSFALQDEAKHDDVAGPGNGFVDEFDFSGHLLHRVASGGLLNSPWGLAIAPSGFGEFSGDLLVGNFGDGTINVYDPHNFGFLGKLDDPAGNPITIGDLWALEPGTGVRNGDPHSVYFTSGVQNEAQGLFGSLMATSEPDHFDHHGISMGGYLTPPA from the coding sequence ATGGGCGCCTTAGATTACAGTCAAGCCGAACCCGAGCACATGCATCACCGGCACGAACACATGCGTCATCAGCATCACCGGCAGGAACAAGAAAACAGCTACACTCAGACCAATTTGGTGTCTTCCGACCCATCGCTGCCGGCGGAGTTCATCGATCCCAACCTGATCAATCCGTGGGGTGTTGCGCACGGCCCCGGCGGACCGCTCTGGGTTTCAGACAACGGCACAGGCGTAACCACCGTCTACGATGGCGCTGGTAATCTGATCCCGATTGACGGAAACACAGCCATCACCATCGCGACGCCGCCCGGTCAAACCGACCACGCCACCCCAACCGGCCAGGTCTTCAACGACACCGGTAGCGGCTTCGATATTACCGAGAACGGCTCAACAGCGCCCGCGGCCTTCATTTTCGGGACCGAGGACGGCACCATCTCCGGCTGGAACCCGAACGTAGATCCGGCCAAGTCGGTGCTGGCGGTCGATAATTCCACAGCCGGAGCTGTCTACAAGGGACTGGCAATCGGACATACCGAGTCCGATACGCTCCTCTTCGCGGCGAATTTCCACGATGGAACCGTGGACGTGTTCGACAGTCAGTTCCACCCGGTCAATAGTTTCACGGACCCGAGCTTGCCGGCAGGGTACGCGCCCTTCAACACGCAGGTACTCGATGACCACCTGTTCGTCAGCTTTGCTCTGCAGGATGAGGCCAAGCACGACGATGTGGCTGGCCCGGGCAACGGCTTTGTCGACGAGTTCGACTTCTCCGGGCACCTTCTCCACCGCGTTGCCTCGGGTGGGCTGCTGAACTCTCCCTGGGGGCTGGCCATCGCTCCCTCTGGGTTCGGGGAATTCTCTGGCGACCTCCTGGTCGGGAACTTCGGGGACGGGACGATCAACGTCTACGACCCGCATAACTTCGGCTTTCTGGGCAAATTGGATGACCCCGCGGGGAATCCAATCACGATTGGGGACCTGTGGGCGCTTGAACCCGGCACCGGGGTGCGAAACGGCGATCCCCACAGCGTCTACTTCACGTCGGGTGTGCAGAACGAAGCACAGGGCCTGTTCGGCAGCCTGATGGCCACCTCGGAGCCGGACCATTTCGATCATCACGGCATCTCGATGGGCGGGTATCTCACCCCGCCGGCTTGA
- a CDS encoding CatB-related O-acetyltransferase, protein MIEPNPVFPELTRLRLASEIAMWGWDIGEHTYGTPRVLEPDLARLHIGRFCSIGPNVTIALGNHRTDLVTTYPFKAINTLSTAWPSAANADDDHDTRGDVLIGHDVWLGASSTILSGARIGSGAVVGASSLVRGQVPPYAIVAGNPAKVVRYRFEAPIIERLLRVAWWNWPEEQIAAAISQLLSPDIEAFLAHAELVGASKKPAGS, encoded by the coding sequence ATGATTGAGCCCAATCCGGTGTTCCCGGAGCTGACACGCCTCCGACTCGCCAGTGAGATCGCGATGTGGGGGTGGGACATAGGTGAGCATACCTATGGTACGCCTCGCGTGCTCGAGCCTGACCTCGCACGCCTTCACATCGGTCGCTTCTGCTCCATCGGCCCAAACGTCACCATCGCGCTCGGAAATCACCGAACGGATCTTGTTACGACCTATCCATTCAAAGCGATCAACACGCTCTCGACAGCTTGGCCGAGCGCCGCGAATGCGGACGACGATCACGACACACGCGGCGACGTGCTTATCGGGCACGACGTGTGGCTCGGCGCCAGCAGCACGATCCTCTCGGGCGCACGAATTGGATCCGGTGCCGTCGTCGGAGCAAGCAGCCTCGTGCGCGGGCAAGTGCCACCCTATGCGATTGTGGCCGGCAATCCGGCAAAGGTCGTGCGCTACCGTTTTGAGGCGCCCATCATCGAGCGTCTGCTTCGCGTCGCATGGTGGAACTGGCCGGAGGAGCAGATTGCGGCAGCAATATCCCAGCTTCTCAGCCCGGACATCGAAGCGTTCCTCGCACATGCGGAACTCGTTGGCGCTTCGAAGAAGCCTGCTGGGTCATAA
- a CDS encoding GNAT family N-acetyltransferase, with product MAGLLIRPLRPDERAAWDPLWQGYLRFYGQSLDPAVSDTTWARLHDPAEPMHALVAEMDGAVIGLVHYLFHRSTWTVGPYCYLQDLFTAESARGQGAGRALIEAVYAAARAAGASRVYWLTQEGNVTARALYDTLADRPGFIQYRKVF from the coding sequence ATGGCGGGCTTGCTGATCCGTCCCCTGCGGCCCGACGAGCGGGCCGCCTGGGATCCCCTGTGGCAGGGCTATCTGCGCTTCTACGGCCAGAGTCTCGATCCGGCCGTCAGCGACACGACCTGGGCGCGCCTGCACGACCCCGCCGAGCCGATGCACGCCCTGGTGGCCGAGATGGACGGGGCAGTGATCGGCCTCGTCCACTACCTCTTCCACCGCTCGACCTGGACGGTCGGGCCCTACTGCTATCTGCAGGACCTGTTCACCGCGGAAAGCGCCCGCGGGCAAGGGGCGGGCCGGGCGCTGATCGAAGCCGTTTACGCGGCGGCCCGCGCGGCGGGTGCGAGCCGCGTCTACTGGCTCACGCAGGAGGGCAACGTGACGGCCCGCGCGCTCTACGACACGCTCGCCGACCGGCCGGGCTTCATCCAGTACCGGAAGGTATTTTGA
- the glpX gene encoding class II fructose-bisphosphatase, producing the protein MSDATKAGPSPIIERILTLELVRVTERAAVAAARLRGQGNEKAADQAAVDAMRRELNRLPIAGTVVIGEGERDEAPMLFIGETLGNGQGPKVDIAVDPLEGTTLCAKDMPGSVAVMAMAEGGTLLAAPDVYMHKIAIGPGYPKGVVDLDASPEDNIHALAKAKGVPPSEITALVLDRPRHTDLIAAIRRTGAGVRLISDGDVAGVIFTTMPEETGIDIYLGIGAAPEGVLAAGALRCIGGQMQGRLILDTQDKRDRAAKMGVTDPDRRYELEDLARGDVVVALTGVTDGALVKGVRFGREVVQTDTIVYRSHTGTVRRIQAEHRDFAKFHLK; encoded by the coding sequence ATGTCGGACGCCACCAAGGCCGGCCCGAGCCCGATCATCGAGCGCATCCTCACCCTCGAACTGGTGCGCGTGACTGAGCGTGCGGCGGTCGCCGCCGCCCGCCTGCGGGGCCAGGGCAACGAGAAGGCCGCCGACCAGGCTGCCGTCGATGCCATGCGCCGCGAGCTCAACCGGCTGCCGATCGCCGGAACGGTGGTGATCGGCGAGGGCGAGCGCGACGAGGCGCCGATGCTGTTCATCGGCGAGACGCTCGGCAACGGCCAGGGGCCCAAGGTCGACATCGCGGTCGATCCACTGGAGGGCACCACCCTCTGCGCCAAGGACATGCCGGGCTCGGTCGCCGTCATGGCGATGGCCGAAGGCGGCACGCTGCTCGCCGCCCCCGACGTCTACATGCACAAGATCGCGATCGGCCCCGGCTATCCGAAGGGCGTCGTCGATCTCGATGCCTCGCCCGAGGACAACATCCATGCCCTCGCCAAGGCCAAGGGCGTGCCGCCCTCCGAGATCACCGCCCTCGTGCTCGACCGGCCGCGCCACACCGACCTCATCGCGGCGATCCGCCGGACCGGCGCGGGCGTGCGCCTGATCTCCGACGGCGACGTGGCGGGCGTGATCTTCACGACCATGCCGGAGGAGACCGGCATCGACATCTATCTCGGCATCGGCGCGGCGCCGGAGGGCGTGCTCGCGGCGGGCGCGCTGCGCTGCATCGGCGGCCAGATGCAGGGGCGGCTGATCCTCGATACGCAGGACAAGCGGGACCGCGCGGCCAAGATGGGCGTCACCGACCCCGACCGCCGCTACGAACTCGAGGATCTCGCCCGCGGCGACGTGGTGGTGGCGCTGACCGGCGTGACCGACGGCGCGCTGGTCAAGGGCGTGCGCTTCGGCCGGGAGGTCGTCCAGACGGACACGATCGTCTACCGCTCGCATACCGGCACGGTGCGCCGCATCCAGGCGGAGCACCGCGACTTCGCGAAGTTCCACCTGAAGTAG
- a CDS encoding homoserine dehydrogenase: MTQSLRLGVAGLGTVGSAVVRMVERRAATLTDAAGRPIRVTAVSARDRTRDRGLALADVAWFEDPVALARSGEVDCVVELIGGAEGAARATVEAALAAGKHVVTANKALLARHGAALARAAEAAGVALAFEASAAGGIPVVKTLREALAGNRISRIYGILNGTCNYILSRMELEGLTFEACLKDAQALGYAEADPTFDVEGYDTAHKLALLTSLAFGSEIDADGVSVEGISAITPLDLRMADELGYRIKLLGVAETTPAGIEQRVHPTMVPKSSAIAQVMGVTNAVTIDTDALRELTLIGPGAGGEATASAVVADIADVAAGRLVPAFGRPAAALVHPRRAEMQRHEGGYYIRLTVHDRPGVAAGVATRMAERDISLESILQRRSENAAQQDPHGRSGVPVPLVLITYAATEAAIRASLDAMAADGLLSEPPQVIRIERD; this comes from the coding sequence ATGACTCAGAGCCTTCGCCTCGGCGTTGCCGGTCTCGGCACGGTCGGCTCCGCCGTCGTGCGCATGGTGGAGCGCCGCGCCGCGACGCTCACGGACGCGGCCGGACGGCCGATCCGCGTGACCGCCGTCTCGGCCCGCGACCGGACCCGCGACCGCGGCCTCGCGCTCGCCGACGTCGCGTGGTTCGAGGATCCGGTGGCGCTCGCCCGCTCGGGCGAGGTCGATTGCGTGGTCGAGCTGATCGGCGGCGCCGAGGGGGCTGCCCGCGCCACCGTCGAGGCGGCGCTCGCCGCCGGCAAGCACGTGGTGACCGCCAACAAGGCGCTGCTCGCCCGCCACGGCGCGGCGCTCGCCCGCGCGGCGGAGGCGGCCGGCGTCGCGCTCGCCTTCGAGGCCTCGGCCGCTGGCGGCATCCCGGTGGTCAAGACCCTGCGCGAGGCGCTCGCCGGCAACCGGATCTCCCGCATCTACGGGATCCTCAACGGCACCTGCAACTACATCCTGAGCCGGATGGAGCTGGAGGGCCTGACCTTCGAGGCCTGCCTCAAGGACGCCCAGGCGCTCGGCTACGCGGAGGCCGACCCGACCTTCGACGTCGAGGGCTACGACACCGCCCACAAGCTCGCTTTGCTGACAAGCCTCGCCTTCGGCAGCGAGATCGACGCGGATGGCGTCTCGGTGGAGGGGATCTCGGCCATCACGCCCCTCGACCTGCGCATGGCCGACGAGCTCGGCTACCGGATCAAGCTGCTCGGGGTGGCGGAAACCACGCCGGCCGGCATCGAGCAGCGCGTCCACCCGACCATGGTGCCGAAATCCTCCGCCATCGCGCAGGTGATGGGGGTGACGAACGCGGTGACCATCGACACGGACGCGCTGCGCGAGCTGACGCTCATCGGCCCCGGGGCGGGCGGCGAGGCGACGGCCTCGGCAGTCGTCGCGGATATCGCGGACGTCGCGGCCGGCCGCCTCGTCCCGGCCTTCGGCCGCCCGGCGGCGGCGCTGGTGCATCCCCGGCGGGCCGAGATGCAGCGGCACGAGGGCGGCTACTACATCCGCCTCACGGTCCACGACCGGCCCGGCGTCGCCGCGGGCGTTGCGACCCGGATGGCCGAGCGTGACATCTCGCTGGAGAGCATCCTGCAGCGCCGCTCCGAGAACGCGGCCCAGCAGGATCCGCATGGACGCTCCGGCGTGCCGGTGCCGCTCGTGCTCATCACCTATGCGGCGACGGAGGCGGCGATCCGCGCGAGCCTCGACGCCATGGCGGCGGACGGCCTCCTGTCGGAGCCGCCGCAGGTCATCCGCATCGAGCGGGACTGA
- a CDS encoding ceramidase domain-containing protein, protein MGWWEPVRAYCERIDAGFWAEPLNALSNAAFLVAAVALALAERRRAAPDPVALALAGLVGLIGLGSFLFHTLALRWAELADVLPITLFIHAYFFLALYRLLGLGALASTLLTLAFAAAGFGFEPALSALAGRPLAPATNGSIAYAPALLALLGIGAALRAAPREAQHRAGRALLGIAGIFLLSLCARTLDRALCPLLPSGTHWLWHILNAVVLAALVRVAARHRREPAG, encoded by the coding sequence ATGGGGTGGTGGGAGCCGGTGCGGGCCTATTGCGAGCGCATCGATGCGGGCTTCTGGGCCGAGCCGCTGAACGCCCTCTCGAACGCCGCCTTCCTGGTCGCCGCCGTCGCGCTGGCCTTGGCCGAGCGGCGCCGCGCGGCGCCCGATCCGGTCGCGCTCGCGCTTGCGGGGCTCGTCGGGCTGATCGGGCTCGGCAGCTTCCTGTTCCACACGCTCGCCTTGCGCTGGGCCGAGCTCGCCGACGTGCTGCCGATCACGCTGTTCATCCACGCCTATTTCTTCCTCGCGCTATACCGCCTGCTCGGTCTTGGCGCGCTTGCCAGCACGCTCCTGACCCTCGCCTTCGCGGCGGCGGGGTTCGGGTTCGAGCCCGCGCTCTCGGCCCTTGCCGGGCGGCCGCTCGCCCCGGCGACGAACGGGTCGATCGCCTACGCGCCCGCACTCCTGGCTCTCCTTGGGATCGGCGCGGCGCTGCGGGCAGCCCCGCGGGAAGCGCAGCACCGGGCCGGCCGGGCCCTCCTCGGCATCGCGGGGATCTTCCTGCTGTCGCTCTGCGCCAGAACCCTCGACCGCGCGCTCTGCCCGCTGCTGCCCTCCGGAACGCACTGGCTCTGGCACATCCTCAACGCCGTGGTCCTGGCGGCCCTGGTGCGGGTCGCCGCGCGCCACCGGCGGGAGCCGGCGGGCTGA